AAGCGGCACGGATGATTCAGCTGTTGGAAAGTCCCGCAGCGGCGTCGATCTTGCAAGAGATGCCCGTCGACGAGCAGGCCGACTTGATCGGTGACCTTCCCGAACGAGACGCCGAAGCGATCTTGTTGGAGATGCCTCAGCAAGATGCGGAAAACGTCCGCGAGTTAACGGCATATCCAGACAACGTCGCCGGCGGGATGATGGTCGTGGAGATGTTACGGTTCCGAAGCGATATGACGGTCGCCGAAGCGATCGAGGAAATCAATCGCGGTGCGGAACTTTATACCGACTTGGATGTGCGATATGCCTACGTATGCGATGACAACGGTCGTTTGGTGGGCGTCCTGCCGATGCAAAACCTGCTGTTTGTCAAACGGCAACGCAAGTTGGGCGACATCATGATTCAAAACCCTCTGTCGGTGTTGACCACAGCAACGCTGGAAGAGCTGGCAGAATTTTTCGAAAGCCATGTTTACCTAGGTGTTCCCGTCGTCGATCCCGACGGTGTTTTAAAAGGCGTATTGCACCGCGAAGCCGTGCAGTATGAAGAGGTTCGTGCGGCAGAAAATGACTATTTGAAAAGCCAAGGTATCGTCGGCGGTGAAGAGCTCCGCACCATGCCGGTTTGGCTGCGGTCAAAACGTCGACTCAGTTGGCTAAGTATCAACATCTTGCTTAATCTGGGAGCCGCAGCCGTGATTGCCTATTTCCAGGAAACGCTGGAAAGTGTGATCGCTTTGGCGGTGTTCTTACCCATCATCAGCGACATGAGCGGGTGTAGCGGGAACCAAGCTGTCGCGGTCAGCATGCGTGAACTGTCGCTCGGCATCGTACGTCCCAATGAGTTCTTTCGTGTCTGGTGGAAAGAGGTCACGGTCGGATTGATCAACGGATCGGTTTTAGGAGCTTTGATTGCCATCGTCGCAGTGGTCTTCGATGGAAATCCATACTTGGGGGCAGTGGTCGGGACTGCGTTATGCGTCAACACGTTAGTGGCCGTGTCGATCGGTGGCGTCGTTCCGTTGTTGCTCAAACGGTTCGGATTCGACCCGGCCGTTGCTAGCGGACCTCTGTTAACCACCGTGACGGACATGTGCGGCTTTTTCCTCGTGTTGGGCTTGGCCACGATGTTGCTTTCGAAGCTGGTCTGATTCTGTAGCGACGCTTTTGCCCTTGGCGAACTTCAGTGGACTTGATCAAGCCAAGCCGGCGTTTTCGCTTGCAACTGTCAGTTGCGGCGCGATAGAAACGAAGCATCGAAGCAATACGAAGGTTGCTTGCATGTCGTCAAATCAGCCGGATCACCCACCTTGCACGATTTCTATTCATTGCTGCGTCAGCTCGTTCGCGAGCCTGCCGTGGTCGGCTTGGAAGACCTGTTCTTTCAAATCATCCGTCGCGAATTGGAAGACCTTTCCATTCGTGTGACGCAATACCTGGGACTGTTGGTCGCGACAGGTGACTCGCCCAGTCGTGGCTATATCTCTGCCCATGTCGATCGCAATGGCCTGCTATGCACGGGACCGAATGAGTTTCAGTATGCCGCGTTCATTGCGGGAAACCGTGGTGAACTGAACGGCGATTCGATTTCGGAGCAGTTTATGGATACGATCGCGGGCCGATTTCGTGGCGCCCGCGTCCAGGCACACTCCCCTCGCTCGGGCGCCTACCTGGGGCAAGCAGAGATTTTGGACGCTTCGATTTGCACGCGACGCCGCAACCTGATCTTTACGCTCGATGGGCTAGAGTTTTTACAGCCCGGTACGCCAATCTCGTTTGTCGACCGTTTGGAAGTCACTAACAAGACCGTTTCGGCCCAACTCGATAACGTGGTCGGTGTGGCGATGGCGATCGACATGTTTCGACGCGGTTATCAAGGCACCGCATTTTTTACCGCCGGCGAAGAAGGCGGTCGAAGTTGGCGGTACTTGGCCGAGTGGTTTCAGCGGCACGATAAAACCACCGACCAACTAATCGTTTTGGACACGAGCCCATTCCCGGACATGACCGAAGTTGGCAAGCAGGATGTCGTTCTGCGATGGAAAGATGCGAACGGCGAGTTCAATCGGGAACAGACCAAGCGGATCGCGAAGCAGTGCGACCAGATGGGGATTCGGTACTGTTTCAAAGACGAATACATCGAATCAGTCAACCAGTCACGCGAGAAGCCATTGTCGCTGGGGCGGACCGAACTTGGGCGATTGATCAGTGCCTTGGGCGACTCAGTGCAAGGGACTACGATCCAGCTCCCTACAACGGCCTATCACACACAATCTGAAACGGCGAATAGACGAGCTGTCGATTTGATGCTCGAACTGCTCGAAAAGCTGCTGATTGATTCATAGCCGAACGAAAAAAGGAACCGAGACCAAGCAGGTCATCGGTTCCTACGGTTGTTTTCGTTTGATCATTGGGGTGCTAGCCCAAAGCGTTGGTGCCTTGTTGGCGAGGCAAACCGCCGGGACCAAATTCACCGTGGCATTCAAAGATTTGGCGAATGCCATTCTCGGTAAGGCAGCTTACGCCGCCTGTTCATCACTTTCATCGTTGGGCTCGCGTGAATCCCAAGATGTCACGACATCATCGTCATCTTCCATTTGCGAAAAGGAAGCCCAGTTTTTCTGGCGAGGGTAATCGCGGTCGCGATACCGATCGATCTGGTGCTCCTTCTTCTTGTCGAAAAAATCACCATTGTGTTGATTGAACTTTCGCATTTGGTTGCGTTTGTTCTCGCGTGACATTTGTTTCCTACTTGGGAATGCGACCGCGTTGGCAGTCAAAATCAAAAGACGAACCCTGTGATGAACGATTCCCGGTGACAGAATTTTCGTTTGGCGTGAATGGGATGCGATGAATGGAAAAATATTTGCCAAGTCACGGAAACGTTTTTTCCAACTCGTAGCTCTCCGTACACGTCTGGACTTCGATTTTCACCGAACTTCGTCCTGTCACGTCAATTGGCACACCGCGTGCCAAGATTCGCTTACTAGCAACACGCTCCTGAAAACATTTCCATTTCCATCCCCCCGAGACCATCCCGGAAAGCACGCCAAGTGTCGCTATCGATTCCGATTGAAATCAAAGCCCAGCCGAACGAAAGCACTTGTGGGCCAAGTTGCCTGGACGCGGTGTACCGATACTGGGGAGTCCCGGTTGACCAATCACATCCGCTCGACACGATCGAACAACTGCCCGGCGGTGGAACTTTGGCGGTGCATTTGGCGATCGACGCATTGCGACGAGGCATGGAAGCGACGATCACGACCTTCAATCTGCAGCTGTTTGATCCGTCTTGGTTTCGCCATCAATCCGAATCCGCCTTCGGTGACCACCTCGCGACCAAATTGGAACAGCAACTGGCGAAAAAACAGAGCAGCTCAAGCGTCGATGCGGTTCGCTTGGCATTGTCCACCGAAGCCTATATCGAGTATTTGCATTTGGGCGGACATGTCCGGATGCAACCACTGGAACAAAACCTGATTTCGCGTCCCCTATCACACGGCTTGCCGATCCTTTGTGGACTTAGCGCGACCTACCTTTACCAGGAGGCACGTGAGCGAGAATCCGCAACCGACCCAACCCGTTTTGTAACCGACGACACGGGAGGATACCCGGTCGGTCATTTCGTTGTCCTGCATGGTTACGATGCTTCGTCAGGTGAAGTTGAGATTGCCGATCCGATGCACGACAACCCGTTTTCAAATTCTCACCAATACCGCGCACCGTTTACACAACTATCCACAGCAATCTTGTTGGGGATTGTGACTTACGATGCCAATTTGCTGGTCATCGCACCGGCAGGATACTCATTGTGAAGACTCTGCTCGTTTTGGAATCGGACGATCAATGGATTACTGATCCTTGGTCCCAGGACCACTCCGATATCCAAATCATCTCGCCTTCGGAATATCTGACCGAAAACACCGAGGGCTTGGCTCGATCCATTCGTGTCTGCAACCTTTGCCGTTCGTACCAGTACCAATCGACGGGATACTACGTCTCGCTATTGGCCGAAGCTCGCGGGCATCGACCCTATCCCGACGTGCTGACCATCGGCGACATTTCGCTATCGCGAAGCGTCCGCCTAGTGCCGCCGTCTCTTGAATCGATTATCGAAAGTTCGTTGTCGCATCTGACCTCGGACGAATTTGTCCTGAGCGTTTATTTTGGCGAAAACCTTGCGAAGCGTTACCAACGCTTGGCAAAAGCGATTCAGTCGCAATTCAATGCGCCGCTGATTCGCTGTCATTTTAAACGCAGAAAAAAATGGCGTATCCAAAGCGTGTCGGCGATCTCGATTGTCGACGTTCCTGAGACACACCGCGAATTTGTCGCCGAGGTTGCTCGGCAGCATTTCGTTCGCAGTACGGTCAACCGTAGCAGCTATCGACCGCCGCGATACGATCTAGCAATTTTGCAGAACCCAGCCGAAGGCGAGCTAGCACCGTCGTGCCCAAAAGCACTCAAACGCTTTGTCAAAGCTGCCGCGGCCGAAGACATACGAGCCGAATTGATTACAGCCAGCGACGCTGGGCGATTGTTTGAATTCGATGCGTTGTTGATCCGCGAGACCACTTCGGTCAATCACCACACCTACCGCTTGGCACGTCGGGCCGAAGCATCGGGGATGGTTGTGATCGACGATCCGATGTCGATTCTGCGATGTACCAACAAAGTCTACTTGGCGGAGTTGTTGTCGCGTGCAAAAGTCGCCGCGCCTCAGACGACGATCTTGCATCGCAACGACTGGCTGGCCGGAAACTGCAGCTTGGAACTTCCCTGCGTAATCAAACGCCCCGACAGTGCTTTCTCGCAAGGTGTCGCCAAAGCCGAAACCAAAGATGAACTCGATCGGCTACTGCATGAATACTTTGCCGATTCAGATCTTGTCATCGCGCAACCGTTCATGCGAACGGACTTCGATTGGCGAATTGGTCTAATCGATGGGCAGCCGTTGTTTGCCTGCAAGTATCACATGGCACGTGGACACTGGCAGATCGCCAAACACCTTCCCGAGGGTGAAAAGCCGAAGTTCGGCAAGTGTGAGACTTTGCCGGTTGAAACCGCACCGAAGAAATGTGTCGCGCTTGCAAAGAAAGCCGCTTCGCTGATTGGAGACGGATTTTATGGCGTCGACATCAAGCAAAGTGGCAACGACTTTTTCATTATCGAAGTCAACGACAATCCCAACTTGGACGCGGGAATCGAAGACAAAGTCCTCGGCCAAGAAGTTTACCGCCGCATCATTCGGTCGCTCGTCCGGCGAATCGAAAAGCCACGCAATACCTAACGAACAGCACCTAGTGCTTCGTTCCAATTCGATTTTAGGATTAGCCGTGTGGCGTTAGCCACGGTTTCAGTGCACTGACCGGGGCTAACGCCCGTCAGCTGATGACCCGAAACCGTATTTTCATATGGAACGAAGCACTAGCAGCCGGTTGGTTTTCATTGTCGCCCTACACTCCGTGAAGGCAGCGTTTTCCCGCTGATATCCCTGCTGGTCAACAGGTCGCCAGCGGATCACAAGTCCGAAACAAATTTCTTGCTATCGAAGCAAATCGCGCGTTTGAATCCTATGACCCTAAAGCTATTTGAAGCATTCGGCATCGAGCTTGAATACATGCTCGTTGCCCCCGGTTCCCTCGATGTTCGTCCGATGGCCGATTCGCTGCTGACGTTAATCAACGGTGGGGCGGCAACCAGTGATGTCGACAGTGGAGTGACCAGCTGGTCCAACGAACTCGCGTTGCATGTCTTGGAGCTTAAAGCGACCGAGCCGACATCCGATTTGATTGGTTTGGCGGCTAATTTTCAGCGAGCGATTGCCGATGTGCAGTCACACCTTTCCAGGTGTCAGCTTCAGTTTCTGCCGACCGCGATGCACCCATTGATGTGCCCCAAACGCAGCGTCGTCTTGTGGCCGCATGAGTGCTATGAAATTTACAACACGTTTGACCAACGCTTCGACTGCCACACCCATGGCTGGGGGAATGTCCAAAGCGTTCATTTGAACCTGCCATTTTCAGGTGACGCTGAATTCGCAAAGCTTCATGCGGCGATTCGGTTGTTGCTGCCGATTCTGCCAGCGCTAGCCGCTAGCTCTCCGATCGTCGAAGGCAAGGCGACGGGCTCGGCTGATTCCAGGCTGCACCACTACGTTCGTCATTGTCGTGACATGGACTGTCTGGTCGGGCAGGTCATTCCTGATTCGGTCGATTGCGAATCCGAATACGACCGAGTCATCTACCAACCGATCCGGGATGCGATCGAGCGACAAGGTTGGACGGGCACCATGCGTGCGGAGTTCATGAATGCGCGTGGTGCGATTGCGAGATTCGATCGCGGTTCGATCGAGATTCGTGTAATGGATGTCCAAGAGCAACCGGCATCCGACGTCGCGATATGTGCTGCTGTGATTGCAATTTTAAAGTCGCTAGTTGCCGAGCAGTGGCGTTCGTACGAGGACCAGTTCAATATTTCGACCGCTACGCTGCGACAGATTTTTGATCAGGTCGTGGTCTGTGGCGGCGAAGCGATCATCGATTCGGAAGCCGTTCTCGCCTGCTTCGGTATCGAGGAAACATCCATGAAGGCGAGCGATCTATGGCGGCACCTTTTGCATCACGCCAGGCAAATGGACGCAACTGTTGATCAGCTTTATCAACCGCTTGAAGTCATCACGCGACAAGGAAACCTTTCCAACCGAATTATGACAAGCCTGCAGGGTGACATTTCCGAAGATGCGATCTTGCAAACGTATGCTCAGCTCGCGAACTGCCTGGCCAGCGGCAAGTCATTTCAGCCGTGATAGGACGACTACAGAATCCGCCGATACTATTGGTGACGTGTGAACACGGGGGGAATGATCTTCCGGATCAATACAGGGACTTGTTCTCTTCTGCCGGCGCACAGAAAGACTTGAAAAGCCATCGTGGCTATGACCCCGGGGCTTTGCAAGCTGCAAAGCGGATCGCGGATCGGCTTGATTGTCAGTTTCATTTTTCGACCATCACGCGATTGCTGGTCGATCTCAACCGCTCGATCGAAAATCCGACTTCGCTATCGAAGTACACCAACTCACTTCCGGCGATGCGGAAGGCAAAACTCTTGGCAGGGCACTACCATCCCTACCGAGACCAAGTCATACAAAGTGTTAGCGATGGAATTGAACGTTCAGGGTATGTGATCCATCTTTCGATTCATACCTTTACAGCGCGCTTTCGAGGACAGTGGCGACCGATCGATATCGGGTTGCTTTTTGATCCTGAGCGTGAAAATGAGTCGGCGTTATGCCGTGCCTGGCGTCAGCAAGTCCAACAGCAGCGGACGTCTGCTGGTCTGCGCCAATGGCGGGTGGAAATGAACCGGCCCTATTTTGGCACCGATGACGGATTGACAACCACAATTCGAAACCTATTCACCGATGATCGCTATTGTGGTATCGAAGTCGAAATCTCCAATCGTTATGCAAAACAAAAAACACCAAAGATCGATTTGATTGCGGATTCACTTGTCGACGCCCTTCAACCGATTTTCAATCTCACCCAACAGCACAATCCAGTTCGATGACCGAAACGATTGACCTTAACGAATACGAAACACAGCTTGTCGTCCGGAAGATGGAAATCGAGGACTACGATCGGCTGGTGGAAATGCAGATGAAGTGCTTTCCGACGATGCAGCCTTGGGGAAAAGACCAGATCGAAAGTCAGATCCAGCGTTTTCCTGAAGGGCAGATCGTTGTCGAAATCGATGGGGTCGTTGTGGCTTCATCCTCGAGCTTGAGACTTGCATACGATGATCACCAGGAATGGCACGATTGGAAGAAATCCGCCGACGCGGGGTATATCCGCAATCACCAACCGCGCGGTGACGTTCTGTACGGCATCGAAATCATGGTCGATCCTGATTATCGGGGAATGCGACTTTCGAGACGGCTTTACGATGCGAGAAAGGAGTACTGCGTTGCGCAAAACATCCAGCGGATGATCGTCGGCGGACGCTTGCCGGGGTACCACAAGTATTCTGGAACGTTGAAGGCGAGCGAGTATGTTGACCGGGTGATGAAAAAGGCGATCTATGACCCGGTGCTTACGGCGCAGATCTCCAACGGTTTTTCGCTTCAAGGGTTGATCCCCAACTACTTGCCATCGGATTCCGAAAGTTGCGGCTACGCGACGTACTTGGAATGGCGAAACTTGGCCTACATCCCACCTTCCAAGCGGACGTTGCGGCGGATCGTTGATACCGTGCGCATCGGAGCCGTCCAATATGAAATGCGCGCGATCGCTGACTTTGATGAATTCGCGAAACAGGTACGTTACTTTGTTGACGTCGCGGGTGACTACAAATGTGACTTCGTGCTGTTTCCCGAACTGTTCTCGGTGCAGTTGCTTTCCACACTGCCGGGGATGCGTCCGGGAATCGCGGCACGCAAGCTTGCAGAATTCACACCGCAGTTGCTGGAGCTATTGGCCGAACTTGCTGTGGCCTATGACGTTAATTTGATTGGTGGTTCGCACCTCGTTGTCGAAAACGAGCGTTTATTTAACGTCGCCTATCTCTGTCATCGCGACGGCCGAATCGATAAACAATACAAGCTGCACATCACTCCGGCGGAACAGCGTTGGTGGGGTGTGGAGCCCGGTGACAAGTTGGACGTCTTTGATACCGACTGCGGCAAGATCTCGATTCAGATCTGCTATGACTCAGAATTTCCCGAGCTCAGTCGACTTGCCGTCGAACAAGGTGCCAACCTGATCTTCGTGCCATTCAACACGGACACTCGCAATGGCTACCTTCGTGTCCGTCACTGTGCGGCAGCTCGCTGTATCGAAAACGAAGTCTACGTCACCATCGCGGGGTGTACGGGAAACCTACCCTTCGTCGAAAACGCCGACATTCACTATGCCCAATCGGCCATCCTGACGCCGTGCGATGTCACGTTCGCGCGTGACGGAATCGGTGCCCAGGCGAATGAGAATATTGAAACCGTGGTAATCCATGACGTCGACTTGGAACTCCTGCGTCGTCACCGTATCAGCGGCTCGGTTCGCAACTGGAACGACCGCCGTACCGATTTGTACGAAGTGATTCAAAAGTCCAAGAAGTGATCGACAAGCGATGCGGCAAAGCGGCACAATCGGCGACAAGGCATTGCGTCGTTGATGAATTCTCACGATACTGCTGAGCGTGAGGAACGAGCGGATTTTACATCTGACAAACATCCGCTTTGAATAGTCTGTTTTACAATTCGATACGCAAAGGCAAGCGGCAGCAACAGCTAGGACTGTTGCTGCTCCTGACGATCAGCTTTGCGCTAACAGGTTTCGTAGCCGTTCCAGATTCGCCTCGGCATTCGTCCTCACACGGCGAATTTGTCACTCTCGAGCGTTTCCCTTGTGAGAATTGCGGCTGCGGATGCCAATCTGCAGAGCAGTGTTGGGATCGCTGCTGCTGTCATAACGATGCTGAAAAACTGCGTTGGGCTGCGGCCAATGATGTCCAGCCACCTGATTTCTTGGTGAAGCGAGCTGCCGGTTCGGAGGCAACGTCAACGCCCCGAGCACGATGTCGGCATTGTCAGGCGAAGCCGACTCCGCAAGCGTCTTCCAAGGTTGCGGCAGACTCTGATGCGATCGTGAAAACGACTCGCGTGGTGCTGCTATGGAAGGCAGCGCAGTGTCGTGGTCTAAAGTCTATCTGGTCAATCTTTTCCGCAGTCTTTCTCGCGGATCCTCTTGTGATCAATGTGTCTCGTCCGGCAACCGATCGGGTTGACCTGATCGATGATTCCGGGACGTCTAGACGCGATTGTCCTGATCCGCCAGTCCCTTAGGCAGGGCGTTGGTTTCCTATTGTCTGTTTTCACTCCCTAGAACGAACGTACTTCGCTGCATCTTTTACGGAGTCGAAATCGGCTTGGTGAGAGACCAAACCTGACAGCTTCCTTCGACAGGTGGATCGCCCACGCTTTAGATGCTGCGTGCTCACCGCTGCGCGCTTACTACTGCGTGACTGCCGCTGCGATTTCGATACCGCTTCCTTCGCTGAAGTCTGGCGACGCTCGTTCCTCACAACAACGTGACGATCGTCAACTCAGCGAGGAGGCGACCTCGAACGGCGTGCACTCAGCAGCCATCCACTTCTTTGTTTGTTAACGGCGCTTCTTCAATGAGGCGAACGTCGCGGATTACTGCGCGCCGACCCCGATCAATTCAAACCCTTTCGTTATGCATCAATCAACACATCTAAATCCAAGGCGACATGCCTTCACGCTCGTCGAACTACTGGTCGTGATAGCGATCATCGGAATTCTCGTCGGACTGCTTTTGCCAGCAGTTCAAGCCGCCCGCGAAGCTGCTCGGCGAATGAGCTGCAGCAACAATCTTCGCCAAGTTGGGCTTGCGCTTCACAACTATGAATCGACATTCAAGCAATTGCCCCCTGCGGGCACGCGGGATGCGGACTTTTCAGTTCAAGCTCGTATCTTGCCCTACATCGAGCAATCGGGGCTGAATGATCAACTGCACTTCAACGTTCCCGCGTTTTCTGGAAGTTGGGCTGGGAAGCTGCCTCACCCGAAAAACGCTGCCGCTTTCGAGAAATCGATTCCAACTTATCTGTGTCCCAGCGACCCTGCGGATTCGACAACGACGGTCACCGTGAATAACACGACGGTGACGTATGGCGGCAACAACTACATGGCTAGCTTTGGCAGTAACCGTGATCAGAACTACGACTTCCGCTGGAAAACCGATGGAATGTTCTTCGAACCTTATGGCGTGAAGTTCAATCACGTGCTTGATGGGCTTTCTAATACCGTCATGTTCAGCGAAACCGTTCGAAGCCAAGGAGCCGATCAGGCGTTGCCTGCCGGTGAGCTTCCCATTCGCCCCTATCCGTTGACGCTTAACGGCTCTTCAGGCGTCAGTGCTTCGATGGGGACCGTTCCGGGCATGCAGGCTTCCGGAAGCCCTTGGAGTGGCTTCGTGGATGCCAACGGGAATATCGAAAACCCTGACGTCGCGAACTTTTGGAATTCGTTTACGAATTGGCGAGGTGGCAACAGTCCTGCGATACGCGGGCGCGGAATGAGCTGGGCGTTCACGGGGGCGATCAATTCAATGACCAATGGTTACCTCTCTCCCAATAGCCACACGCCAGACATCGTGACTCACTGGACGGGTTACTTCGCTCCACGAAGCTATCACTCCGGTGGCGCTCATCTATTGTTTGCCGACGGTTCGGTTCACTTCCTATCTGACAGCACCGATACCGAACTGCATCGTGACCTCCACAGCGCAAACGGTCGTGAGATCATTCAGGGGTTCGACCCATGATT
This genomic interval from Stieleria sp. JC731 contains the following:
- the mgtE gene encoding magnesium transporter, with translation MVTESSTETKRPWEEVIRVSQEGTVEELSDLLDTMSVAEQAFVFSHMEDEAEAAVLQRLPAEDAAELIAHLNESEAARMIQLLESPAAASILQEMPVDEQADLIGDLPERDAEAILLEMPQQDAENVRELTAYPDNVAGGMMVVEMLRFRSDMTVAEAIEEINRGAELYTDLDVRYAYVCDDNGRLVGVLPMQNLLFVKRQRKLGDIMIQNPLSVLTTATLEELAEFFESHVYLGVPVVDPDGVLKGVLHREAVQYEEVRAAENDYLKSQGIVGGEELRTMPVWLRSKRRLSWLSINILLNLGAAAVIAYFQETLESVIALAVFLPIISDMSGCSGNQAVAVSMRELSLGIVRPNEFFRVWWKEVTVGLINGSVLGALIAIVAVVFDGNPYLGAVVGTALCVNTLVAVSIGGVVPLLLKRFGFDPAVASGPLLTTVTDMCGFFLVLGLATMLLSKLV
- a CDS encoding peptidase M42, which translates into the protein MHVVKSAGSPTLHDFYSLLRQLVREPAVVGLEDLFFQIIRRELEDLSIRVTQYLGLLVATGDSPSRGYISAHVDRNGLLCTGPNEFQYAAFIAGNRGELNGDSISEQFMDTIAGRFRGARVQAHSPRSGAYLGQAEILDASICTRRRNLIFTLDGLEFLQPGTPISFVDRLEVTNKTVSAQLDNVVGVAMAIDMFRRGYQGTAFFTAGEEGGRSWRYLAEWFQRHDKTTDQLIVLDTSPFPDMTEVGKQDVVLRWKDANGEFNREQTKRIAKQCDQMGIRYCFKDEYIESVNQSREKPLSLGRTELGRLISALGDSVQGTTIQLPTTAYHTQSETANRRAVDLMLELLEKLLIDS
- a CDS encoding RimK family protein produces the protein MKTLLVLESDDQWITDPWSQDHSDIQIISPSEYLTENTEGLARSIRVCNLCRSYQYQSTGYYVSLLAEARGHRPYPDVLTIGDISLSRSVRLVPPSLESIIESSLSHLTSDEFVLSVYFGENLAKRYQRLAKAIQSQFNAPLIRCHFKRRKKWRIQSVSAISIVDVPETHREFVAEVARQHFVRSTVNRSSYRPPRYDLAILQNPAEGELAPSCPKALKRFVKAAAAEDIRAELITASDAGRLFEFDALLIRETTSVNHHTYRLARRAEASGMVVIDDPMSILRCTNKVYLAELLSRAKVAAPQTTILHRNDWLAGNCSLELPCVIKRPDSAFSQGVAKAETKDELDRLLHEYFADSDLVIAQPFMRTDFDWRIGLIDGQPLFACKYHMARGHWQIAKHLPEGEKPKFGKCETLPVETAPKKCVALAKKAASLIGDGFYGVDIKQSGNDFFIIEVNDNPNLDAGIEDKVLGQEVYRRIIRSLVRRIEKPRNT
- a CDS encoding glutamate-cysteine ligase family protein translates to MTLKLFEAFGIELEYMLVAPGSLDVRPMADSLLTLINGGAATSDVDSGVTSWSNELALHVLELKATEPTSDLIGLAANFQRAIADVQSHLSRCQLQFLPTAMHPLMCPKRSVVLWPHECYEIYNTFDQRFDCHTHGWGNVQSVHLNLPFSGDAEFAKLHAAIRLLLPILPALAASSPIVEGKATGSADSRLHHYVRHCRDMDCLVGQVIPDSVDCESEYDRVIYQPIRDAIERQGWTGTMRAEFMNARGAIARFDRGSIEIRVMDVQEQPASDVAICAAVIAILKSLVAEQWRSYEDQFNISTATLRQIFDQVVVCGGEAIIDSEAVLACFGIEETSMKASDLWRHLLHHARQMDATVDQLYQPLEVITRQGNLSNRIMTSLQGDISEDAILQTYAQLANCLASGKSFQP
- a CDS encoding N-formylglutamate amidohydrolase, producing MTCEHGGNDLPDQYRDLFSSAGAQKDLKSHRGYDPGALQAAKRIADRLDCQFHFSTITRLLVDLNRSIENPTSLSKYTNSLPAMRKAKLLAGHYHPYRDQVIQSVSDGIERSGYVIHLSIHTFTARFRGQWRPIDIGLLFDPERENESALCRAWRQQVQQQRTSAGLRQWRVEMNRPYFGTDDGLTTTIRNLFTDDRYCGIEVEISNRYAKQKTPKIDLIADSLVDALQPIFNLTQQHNPVR
- a CDS encoding carbon-nitrogen hydrolase family protein, which gives rise to MTETIDLNEYETQLVVRKMEIEDYDRLVEMQMKCFPTMQPWGKDQIESQIQRFPEGQIVVEIDGVVVASSSSLRLAYDDHQEWHDWKKSADAGYIRNHQPRGDVLYGIEIMVDPDYRGMRLSRRLYDARKEYCVAQNIQRMIVGGRLPGYHKYSGTLKASEYVDRVMKKAIYDPVLTAQISNGFSLQGLIPNYLPSDSESCGYATYLEWRNLAYIPPSKRTLRRIVDTVRIGAVQYEMRAIADFDEFAKQVRYFVDVAGDYKCDFVLFPELFSVQLLSTLPGMRPGIAARKLAEFTPQLLELLAELAVAYDVNLIGGSHLVVENERLFNVAYLCHRDGRIDKQYKLHITPAEQRWWGVEPGDKLDVFDTDCGKISIQICYDSEFPELSRLAVEQGANLIFVPFNTDTRNGYLRVRHCAAARCIENEVYVTIAGCTGNLPFVENADIHYAQSAILTPCDVTFARDGIGAQANENIETVVIHDVDLELLRRHRISGSVRNWNDRRTDLYEVIQKSKK
- a CDS encoding DUF1559 domain-containing protein encodes the protein MHQSTHLNPRRHAFTLVELLVVIAIIGILVGLLLPAVQAAREAARRMSCSNNLRQVGLALHNYESTFKQLPPAGTRDADFSVQARILPYIEQSGLNDQLHFNVPAFSGSWAGKLPHPKNAAAFEKSIPTYLCPSDPADSTTTVTVNNTTVTYGGNNYMASFGSNRDQNYDFRWKTDGMFFEPYGVKFNHVLDGLSNTVMFSETVRSQGADQALPAGELPIRPYPLTLNGSSGVSASMGTVPGMQASGSPWSGFVDANGNIENPDVANFWNSFTNWRGGNSPAIRGRGMSWAFTGAINSMTNGYLSPNSHTPDIVTHWTGYFAPRSYHSGGAHLLFADGSVHFLSDSTDTELHRDLHSANGREIIQGFDP